The region GACCAGCATGTCGTTCCAGGCCTATCTCGACACGATCGAGGACAAGACCGGTCTCACGCCCAGGCAGCTGGTCGCCATCGCCTCGGAGCGCGGTCTCGACACCGCACCGGTGAAGGCCGGCCCGATCGTCGATTGGCTGAAGGACGACTACGGACTCGGGCGCGGCCACGCGATGGCACTCGTGCACGTGATCAAGAACGGCGCCACGATCAGCGACAAGCACGTCGGCACGGAGGGCACCCACAGTGACGAGTCGTCCGAGCTGTGGCTCGACGGCAAGGCCTCCAACCCGCTCGCGAAGAAGTAGCCCGATTAAGGGCGCTCGCGCCCTACCTAGCCCGCGACCGAGCGCAGGCGCTCCGCGACGAGCCGGTCGGCCGCCTCGACCGAGGTGACGCCGCTGCGCTCCGACTCGTCGAAGACCTCGCCGAGGGTGCGCTCGATCGCGTCGATGCGGGCGAACACCTCGT is a window of Conyzicola nivalis DNA encoding:
- a CDS encoding DUF4287 domain-containing protein translates to MSFQAYLDTIEDKTGLTPRQLVAIASERGLDTAPVKAGPIVDWLKDDYGLGRGHAMALVHVIKNGATISDKHVGTEGTHSDESSELWLDGKASNPLAKK